One segment of Desulfosudis oleivorans Hxd3 DNA contains the following:
- a CDS encoding thiolase family protein codes for MGNSNVAIIGIGEVPTRIMPERTRWDILYDICMEAIKDSGLDKNDIEAVINVAPQAQPKLAAELSFGKLPEELGLKGCKDTCVCNAGGASTSNCIRLAEQYIASGIAKAVLIPHVTVHSTIPLEEQINFFAKAGVDMQWEYPFGTTYNILMGMMANRYMHETGAKPEHMASVVTALRSWATRDPNSFFYQKKVPTPEMVMESSLLNTPLHKRESNILGDGGSAMVLVSADDAGKMNKPVAYKLGESVRYFSGTPVLRDFYKVAEGFSVTATEAMAEAGVTKDDISLWNIYMAYPMNHPIMAEALGVAPIGEGAKYFAEGRMSFGGDIPWSTIGDAPGRGHTGSGVSTAMYVETARQLMGKAGERQVKNCRYVYQNTAGGSGFNNIATVWGKEA; via the coding sequence ATGGGAAATTCAAACGTTGCGATCATCGGCATCGGTGAAGTCCCCACCCGGATCATGCCGGAACGGACCCGATGGGACATTCTTTACGACATCTGCATGGAGGCGATCAAAGACTCCGGTCTGGATAAAAATGACATTGAGGCGGTCATCAATGTCGCGCCCCAGGCCCAACCCAAGCTGGCGGCCGAGCTTTCCTTCGGCAAGCTGCCGGAGGAACTGGGGCTGAAAGGCTGCAAGGACACGTGTGTTTGCAACGCCGGCGGTGCCAGCACCAGCAACTGTATCCGGCTGGCGGAACAGTATATCGCTTCAGGGATAGCCAAAGCCGTGCTGATCCCGCACGTGACCGTCCACTCCACCATCCCCCTGGAAGAGCAGATCAATTTTTTTGCCAAGGCCGGGGTCGACATGCAGTGGGAGTATCCTTTCGGCACCACCTACAACATTCTCATGGGTATGATGGCCAACCGTTACATGCATGAAACCGGCGCCAAACCCGAGCACATGGCGTCTGTCGTGACTGCGCTTCGCAGCTGGGCCACCAGAGACCCCAATTCATTTTTTTATCAGAAAAAGGTGCCGACGCCGGAAATGGTCATGGAATCATCGCTGTTGAACACACCCCTTCATAAAAGAGAGAGCAACATCCTTGGAGACGGCGGCAGTGCCATGGTGCTTGTTTCCGCGGATGACGCCGGCAAGATGAACAAACCCGTGGCTTACAAGCTGGGGGAATCGGTCCGGTATTTCAGCGGCACGCCGGTGTTGCGGGACTTTTATAAAGTAGCGGAAGGATTCTCGGTGACCGCCACGGAAGCCATGGCCGAAGCCGGGGTAACCAAAGACGATATCAGCCTCTGGAACATCTACATGGCCTATCCCATGAACCATCCCATCATGGCCGAAGCCCTGGGCGTTGCTCCCATCGGAGAAGGCGCAAAATATTTCGCGGAAGGCCGGATGTCCTTCGGCGGGGATATCCCATGGTCGACCATCGGCGATGCCCCTGGCCGGGGGCATACCGGCTCCGGCGTCAGCACGGCCATGTACGTGGAAACCGCCCGCCAGCTCATGGGCAAGGCCGGTGAGAGACAGGTAAAGAACTGTCGTTACGTGTATCAGAACACGGCCGGCGGGTCGGGATTTAACAACATCGCAACCGTTTGGGGGAAGGAGGCATAA
- a CDS encoding Zn-ribbon domain-containing OB-fold protein yields MDIQNIQFDMTRPLPETQPWSKPFWEGAKQGKLLIQHCKDCNANIFYPRKVCPECWSKNMDWITASGKAKVYMFSTAYDMVEPKFMADLPYTVAYVNLEEGIRMMTRIVECDPADIHIDMEVEVVFHKLNDDFYLPYFKPVKK; encoded by the coding sequence ATGGATATTCAGAACATCCAGTTTGATATGACACGGCCGTTACCGGAAACACAACCCTGGTCAAAACCTTTCTGGGAAGGCGCAAAACAGGGCAAGCTTCTGATTCAGCACTGCAAGGACTGCAATGCCAATATCTTTTACCCGCGCAAGGTCTGCCCGGAATGCTGGTCGAAAAACATGGACTGGATTACGGCCAGCGGCAAAGCCAAAGTCTATATGTTCTCCACGGCCTACGACATGGTGGAGCCGAAGTTCATGGCGGACCTGCCCTACACGGTGGCTTATGTGAATCTGGAAGAAGGCATCCGCATGATGACGCGGATCGTGGAATGCGATCCGGCGGACATCCACATTGATATGGAAGTGGAAGTGGTTTTCCACAAATTAAACGACGATTTCTATCTTCCGTACTTTAAGCCCGTAAAAAAATAG
- a CDS encoding enoyl-CoA hydratase/isomerase family protein, producing the protein MADYKTIVYRIDGPVCCITMNRPEKRNAINREMAEDLTRAFIEVRKENSVGVVVLAGEGKSFCTGGDLEIFPSLATHDNCLNWLAHEGMDLQRAMANCNKVIVGRLHGHCLAGGLELALCCDLLYACESTRFGTTEIDMGILPGWGGTVRLPRSMPIFRAREVIYSGRKDYTARDMYDMGLLTRVFADDEFETEFGKIIDNLSLKKPIALRMAKEIMDKATDGTSLEAALAVERNGITWLVYAPDIQSLLNPPKA; encoded by the coding sequence ATGGCGGATTATAAAACCATTGTATACCGGATTGACGGCCCGGTCTGCTGCATCACCATGAACCGGCCGGAAAAGCGTAACGCCATTAACCGGGAGATGGCCGAAGATCTGACCCGGGCCTTCATCGAAGTCCGGAAAGAAAACAGCGTCGGAGTGGTGGTCCTGGCCGGAGAAGGCAAATCCTTCTGTACCGGCGGTGATTTGGAGATATTTCCATCTCTTGCCACCCATGACAACTGTCTCAACTGGCTGGCGCACGAAGGCATGGACCTGCAGCGGGCCATGGCCAACTGCAACAAAGTGATTGTCGGCAGACTGCACGGACACTGCCTGGCCGGGGGTCTGGAGCTGGCCCTGTGCTGCGACCTGCTCTATGCCTGTGAATCCACCAGATTCGGAACCACCGAAATCGATATGGGAATCCTGCCGGGATGGGGCGGCACCGTGCGGCTTCCCCGCAGCATGCCCATCTTCCGCGCCCGGGAAGTCATCTACAGCGGCCGCAAGGATTACACCGCCCGGGACATGTACGACATGGGCCTCTTGACCCGGGTTTTTGCCGACGATGAATTTGAGACTGAATTCGGCAAAATCATCGACAACTTAAGCCTGAAAAAACCCATTGCTCTGCGAATGGCCAAGGAGATCATGGACAAGGCAACGGACGGCACCAGCCTGGAAGCGGCCCTGGCCGTGGAAAGAAACGGCATTACCTGGCTGGTATACGCCCCGGATATTCAGTCTTTATTAAACCCGCCCAAAGCATAA